cttatgtttggttctttgaaaattagagggaaaatgtgggaaaagaaaatagagagaaaaattgaagttaataaactatttttacaTGCTTATTGAAACTTATTTaccttattttttcctttttatataaagattaaataatttgaaaatatataaaattttaattaattttaattatattttattttattttccatattttgtaTAGTGAACCAAACACGAGAAAGAACAAGATATAGGGTAAATGTTTTACAGTCTTGGTGCTGCCtttgttattttgataaatagaAGCATCCATTTAGGTATTAACTTGTGTTACttatttcatgcatctttttcttGCAGGAACTTGCCTTCCCTTAGGGGTGACCCCAGTCTTGACATCTTCAATCTGTTTTTAGCCACGGTACTGTCTTGTACTTGATCCCCTCATTCTTAGTGGTAGTGGCGTAAATCTTGCAGTTCTCATGATCTTTTTTTCTAATGTTCATGTTGTTTTCCTTTGTCCTCTTTCCTTTTGTTCTACAAAGGATGACATGGTAGATGAATTGGATACTGGTAGCTGCCAAATGGATTTGCTCAGCTGTTCACCTCCAGTGCGCACAAACAACCCGCTTGTCCATGATGTACAGTTCAATCGTCAGACCCTAATCCTTGATGCTCCATCTGGAAATACCCATGGAGGGAAATATCCCCTGGCAAGAAAAGTCGGAGTTCCAGCTCATGAGACAGCAACTGCAGAGAAACCAGTGGTACGAATTGAGGGTTTTGCTTGTAGGGGTTCCAAGTCTCAATGCATTTCTGCCCGTGCATAGTTGATCAGAAGCAGAAATGTTTTGACCTTGAGGAGCATTCTTGCTGCTGAATTTTCTAGGATGTTTAGACAGATTCTGATCCCAGCTCCCCCCTCCCCCAAACTTTCTAGTATGAATATGTGAGTGTTGTTTTGTACATAATGCTGCAATTGCAAGTCTAAGTTTGTGTGTTGCTGAGTGAGAGGTTGAACAAATATAGGTTCTGGTGTGGAAACCGACTTGAGTTGGAACTCTCCATTGGAATGTGAATGTACAGATGGAAGGATGACATTTGTGTAAATATGTAATCATAACGtgccgtggctttggtttcagTCTCCATTGATTGCTTGCTACAATAGCAATTGAATCAGATTCTATGGCCTGTCTTAAATTCATTATATGCCTATCTAATTCATAGATGACAAACTCCTTGATGTATGCTCCTGCAAATGGTCTATACATGTTTGAAGGCAAAGCTTTTGCCTTGCTGAAATAGATAAGAATGGGGTAAAACTCTCAGAAAAATGGGATAATATTCGCACCTACTTTACAAGATCAGATTAATGGGGCTAAAGAATGACAGTGAAGGATCCATTTCTTATGCTTTATTATTTGAAGAACACTTTTTTCTATGATGGGTAATTGGGTATTAACTAtgtatatcatattttaaatatatatacatattgcCGACTGGTAGGCATGTTCTCAAAACAAAGTAGCTCAACCCATTCAACGGCCATAAGGGCCATCTGTCTACTGCAAGCCCTCCCCCAGAGTTGTCACAAAGCAATCACCAAGGAGAGTCAACTAGTGAGCCACAGGTTGGACAACCAACTCCTAACCCTCTATTCACCCTCTATCTGGTATATATGTGTTGGTGTtttaagcaaaaaataaaataaagatgcagTTGAAGTTTTGGGCATGCTGTGGGATTGCTGTTATAGTCCTGGTCACTTTGGTGCCGGAGGGATGGGCTCAGGATTCATCTTGCCTGAACGAGCTCGCACCTTGCCTGAACTACCTTAATGGCACCCGAGACCCTCCTGATAGTTGTTGCGACCCTCTGAAGTCGGTCATCAAGTCGAAACCAGAATGCCTGTGTAGTATGATCAGCACCAAAGGCACCAGCCAGGCTAGGCAGGCCGGCATCAATGTGACCGAGGCCCAGCAATTGCCTGGAAGATGTGGACAACATGTTAACCCTCTCTCCTGTCTTTCAAGTATGCATCTCATTTCCTAttcattttaatgattttatttatttatttttcacatgcaGCCTTCTAAATCATCAGATCTCAGTGTCTGATCAGTTCATTATTCCAATGTCCTGATCTCCCAAAACATGTTTGTGTGACTGTTTTTCAGGTCCACCCAACTCCAAGGACTCGGTTCCAAATTCTGGTAGCATCTTTTGGTCTCCATCCCTGATCACGAAAGTGGTTGCAGCCTTCTCCATGAGCATTCAGATACTGTGGGGATCAAAGAATATTTTAACTTGATCCACTCAGATACGTGTATGAAGCTAATTCAGTGATTGAGCTAGTTCCCCCCATTCTTGTATTTCCCATTTTTGGATTCAAAAGATAATGTACTTGTGCCTGTTTTGATACTAAACATATTGTTCAATTTCAATGTAAAGGTACAGAATATTTTTGGGTTcaagcttctttttttttttttttcctttttttaaacttaataatatttttaacgtTTGTTCGGGTTTGTGACATAAGAAAtacctaaaaaaatattgtttcttgTAGAAACTTTACTTCGATTTATACAAGAAGCTATTTCacttttaataaaacttttataatatgaATATCATGctttaaaacttatataattttaacttaaatctAGGTTTTTATCTTAATCAAGAAATAAGAGGGTATCCTAAAGGAGGTTTTAAAGAATGTAATCTTATACAACAACATTATGATTCGGGAATTACTTAAATAACCAATAATTAAGACTGGTTGAATAAGAAATTCCGAACATTTAggaaaatttgatggaaatttAACAATTGGTTAACTTAAAGGGTAGGTGGGGCAAACCCAAAAACGGTGCGTTTTGGCGGGAGACAAACAGACAAGAAAGTAGGAAATAAGAGTCAAGAAAATTTTATCACCATTGGCTCACTGGCTCTTTCCACAAATAtctgtatttgatttttttgggatTTGCTAAAACCCTGCCAAAACCCCCCACCCACCTCAATTCCCCATGGTTGGGTCCTGCTCTACTGTTGTATTGTAATGGCCGTCGCTAGAGCTCATCTCTTCCCCATTTCCGTCTCTGAACACGATGTCTCCTCCTCATTTCTGGGGTCGTCTACTAGGGTTTGGAGATTCTTCTTCGCGTGTCCTTGCCATGCCAGAATCAAACGCACCCATTTACTCACAACCGCTGTTTATACCGAAGGCGTTTCAATCACCCGGTCGGTGCAACGACGGGAGAGGATGGAGCCGGAAAGCGACGACATAACGATTCTGAACGAGAGGATTCGTCGCGAGCAGAGTAAGAGGGATGTTTCGAGGGCTCCGGTGGTGGATTCGGAGGAGGCGGATAAGTATATTCAGCTGGTGAAGGAGCAGCAGCGGAGGGGTTTGCAGAAGCTGAAGGGTGAGAGGGTGGGGAAGGAGAATGGGCAATT
Above is a genomic segment from Vitis riparia cultivar Riparia Gloire de Montpellier isolate 1030 chromosome 14, EGFV_Vit.rip_1.0, whole genome shotgun sequence containing:
- the LOC117930063 gene encoding lipid transfer-like protein VAS, translated to MQLKFWACCGIAVIVLVTLVPEGWAQDSSCLNELAPCLNYLNGTRDPPDSCCDPLKSVIKSKPECLCSMISTKGTSQARQAGINVTEAQQLPGRCGQHVNPLSCLSSPPNSKDSVPNSGSIFWSPSLITKVVAAFSMSIQILWGSKNILT
- the LOC117930989 gene encoding uncharacterized protein LOC117930989; this translates as METCSRILNFDQISFNNILGCASELKCNEQGTFHIPPVSAPREVLCPEPHRSTRVPFMLDNLNRPNCKAKRNLPSLRGDPSLDIFNLFLATDDMVDELDTGSCQMDLLSCSPPVRTNNPLVHDVQFNRQTLILDAPSGNTHGGKYPLARKVGVPAHETATAEKPVVRIEGFACRGSKSQCISARA